In a genomic window of Urocitellus parryii isolate mUroPar1 chromosome 11, mUroPar1.hap1, whole genome shotgun sequence:
- the LOC113189102 gene encoding olfactory receptor 2A12-like yields MQKLNQSFVSEFILLGFSLDPRTTPLLFWIFLMIYLLIVLGNGLITILICLDSHLHTPMYFFIGILSMLDLGYTTTTVPQMLAHLASQEKTISFSSCVAQMYIFLVLGVTESWLFAMMSIDRYVAICHPLRYKVIMSPWLCGVMVIFCGLWGIISALVYTIFAMRLPYCGPNKINHFFCEVPAVLKLACADTSLNDRVDFILGFSVILIPLSLILIIYVNIFMAILKIRSAQGRLKAFSTCASHITVVTMFCVPAMVMYMKPGSKASPEEDKKLALFYNVISAFLNPIIYSLRNKDVKRAFLKVTGWARSQNEFA; encoded by the coding sequence ATGCAAAAGCTCAACCAGTCCTTTGTGAGTGAATTCATTCTTCTGGGCTTCTCCCTGGATCCCAGAACCACACCCCTGCTCTTCTGGATCTTTCTGATGATCTACCTGTTGATTGTTCTGGGCAATGGCTTGATTACCATCCTCATCTGCCTGGATTCCCACCTTCACACTCCCATGTACTTCTTTATTGGCATCCTTTCCATGTTGGACCTGGGCTATACCACCACGACTGTGCCCCAGATGTTGGCACATCTGGCCAGCCAGGAGAAGACCATCTCTTTTTCTAGCTGTGTGGCTCAGATGTACATTTTCTTGGTGTTAGGTGTCACTGAGTCCTGGCTCTTTGCCATGATGTCTATTGACaggtatgtggccatctgccatcCACTCCGGTACAAGGTCATCATGAGCCCATGGCTATGTGGGGTAATGGTCATTTTCTGTGGACTCTGGGGGATCATCTCTGCTCTTGTCTACACCATCTTTGCCATGCGCCTGCCCTACTGTGGCCCCAACAAGATtaaccacttcttctgtgaagttcctgCAGTCTTAAAGCTGGCTTGCGCAGATACCTCACTCAATGACCGAGTGGACTTCATCCTTGGTTTTAGTGTCATACTGATCCCACTGTCCCTTATCCTCATCATTTATGTCAACATCTTCATGGCCATCCTGAAGATCCGTTCAGCACAGGGGAGGCTGAAGGCCTTCTCCACTTGTGCCTCTCATATCACTGTGGTCACCATGTTCTGTGTGCCAGCCATGGTCATGTACATGAAGCCTGGCTCTAAGGCCTCCCCAGAAGAGGACAAGAAGCTGGCTCTGTTCTACAATGTCATCTCTGCTTTTCTCAACCCCATCATCTACAGCCTCCGGAACAAGGACGTGAAGAGGGCTTTCCTCAAGGTGACAGGCTGGGCAAGGTCACAGAATGAGTTTGCCTAA